In Eriocheir sinensis breed Jianghai 21 chromosome 45, ASM2467909v1, whole genome shotgun sequence, the following proteins share a genomic window:
- the LOC126980890 gene encoding probable cytochrome P450 49a1 isoform X2, which yields MQRAARVLNHFVVNDKVFRSSRVNAESMGHRSYSKDSRKKKWTPLAVFIPKSSDYKKRDVHANAGVAPDGSKMCAHVSGQGHGRPGAEESSPSQEIKPFSAIPGPKPLPLVGNMFLFTALGGYPLERFWETAQRLHEKYGPVVKVARYSGKKDMVVVYRPEDTKKIFQAEGRYPQRPVLDILTHYRSKRPQWFTSPGLVPGNGPEWRRLRSAIHPLLRLEVVTAYRAAQTEVADDLVRVIAASSQSSDKTIKGEPLKYTVPDLLPLLFHYTLEAVGVVSLGTRLRCLTNVFDQREENRRARSVISANSEALTVLGESVFTPPLYKLFPTKRYRRLANAQDTIFRVVQDEMSRRREELRRDPEGFPERHPFLAALMTSPDLSVQDLSLLLAEVFQGGVDAVDGHHTGVQRVLPGRPPRRAGPAAEGGAGRPARHTHSSGPVVPPRRAAGDPSPSPLGLGTQQDHRGGHGVFRLLRARQDVRHVASCCVLPRPSSLPGVPQVSA from the exons ATGCAGCGGGCTGCCAGAGTACTCAACCACTTTGTGGTGAACGACAAGGTGTTCAGAAGCTCCCGAGTAAACGCCGAAAGTATGGGGCACCGATCTTACTCCAAGGATagcagaaaaaagaaatggaCTCCGCTCGCTGTTTTTATTCCCAAGTCCTCAGACTATAAGAAGAGGGACGTGCACGCTAACGCAGGGGTCGCCCCGGATGGTTCCAAAATGTGTGCACACGTGAGTGGTCAAGGCCATGGGCGTCCAGGGGCCGAAGAAAGTTCTCCGAGTCAAGAAATAAAGCCGTTTTCCGCCATACCAGGACCCAAGCCACTCCCGCTCGTGGGCAACATGTTCCTCTTCACTGCTCTGG GAGGCTACCCGCTGGAGAGGTTCTGGGAGACGGCGCAGCGGCTCCACGAGAAATACGGCCCCGTGGTGAAGGTGGCTCGCTACTCCGGCAAGAAGGACATGGTGGTGGTGTACCGGCCGGAGGACACTAAGAAGATATTCCAG GCGGAGGGACGCTACCCGCAGCGGCCCGTGCTGGACATCCTCACCCATTACCGATCAAAACGGCCCCAGTGGTTCACCTCCCCCGGCCTCGTCCCAGG GAACGGACCGGAGTGGCGTCGGCTGCGCAGCGCCATCCACCCCCTGCTGCGGCTAGAGGTGGTTACTGCCTACCGCGCCGCGCAGACCGAGGTGGCTGACGACCTGGTTCGCGTCATTGCGGCCTCCAGCCAGAGCAGCGACAAGACCATTAAGGGAGAACCACTGAAGTACACCGTGCCTGATCTCCTTCCGCTCTTATTCCACTACACGTTAGAAG CCGTGGGCGTGGTGTCGCTGGGCACACGCCTAAGATGCCTCACCAACGTCTTCGACCAACGCGAGGAGAACCGGCGAGCTCGCAGCGTCATCTCGGCCAACTCCGAGGCCCTGACCGTGCTGGGGGAATCCGTTTTCACTCCTCCGCTTTATAAACTCTTCCCCACCAAGCGGTACCGTCGTCTGGCCAACGCCCAGGACACCATCTTTAG GGTGGTGCAAGATGAGATGTCTCGGCGGCGGGAGGAGCTGCGTCGTGACCCTGAGGGCTTCCCGGAGCGGCACCCCTTCCTGGCGGCCCTCATGACCAGCCCCGACCTCTCCGTCCAggacctctccctcctgctggcCGAGGTGTTCCAGGGTGGCGTGGATGCAGTGG ACGGCCACCACACTGGGGTTCAGCGTGTACTACCTGGCCGGCCACCCCGCCGCGCAGGACCAGCTGCTGAAGGAGGTGCAGGACGTCCAGCCCGCCACACACACTCTTCAG GGCCTGTCGTACCTCCGCGCCGTGCTGCAGGAGACCCTTCGCCTTCGCCCCTCGGCCTCGGCACGCAGCAGGATCATCGAGGAGGACACGGTGTTTTCAGGCTACTTCGTGCCCGCCAAG ACGTTCGTCATGTCGCCTCCTGTTGTGTCCTGCCACGACCCTCGAGTCTTCCCGGAGTCCCACAAGTTTCTGCCTGA
- the LOC126980890 gene encoding probable cytochrome P450 49a1 isoform X1 — MQRAARVLNHFVVNDKVFRSSRVNAESMGHRSYSKDSRKKKWTPLAVFIPKSSDYKKRDVHANAGVAPDGSKMCAHVSGQGHGRPGAEESSPSQEIKPFSAIPGPKPLPLVGNMFLFTALGGYPLERFWETAQRLHEKYGPVVKVARYSGKKDMVVVYRPEDTKKIFQAEGRYPQRPVLDILTHYRSKRPQWFTSPGLVPGNGPEWRRLRSAIHPLLRLEVVTAYRAAQTEVADDLVRVIAASSQSSDKTIKGEPLKYTVPDLLPLLFHYTLEAVGVVSLGTRLRCLTNVFDQREENRRARSVISANSEALTVLGESVFTPPLYKLFPTKRYRRLANAQDTIFRVVQDEMSRRREELRRDPEGFPERHPFLAALMTSPDLSVQDLSLLLAEVFQGGVDATATTLGFSVYYLAGHPAAQDQLLKEVQDVQPATHTLQGLSYLRAVLQETLRLRPSASARSRIIEEDTVFSGYFVPAKTFVMSPPVVSCHDPRVFPESHKFLPERWLPTNRTAASDPASASPSPAHLKPRGAGGAKIDPYTVLAFGHGARMCPGRRLAEQEIYLALIQLVKAYKMELAQPAKTVGQVMRLNMMPDAPIAVTFTPRS; from the exons ATGCAGCGGGCTGCCAGAGTACTCAACCACTTTGTGGTGAACGACAAGGTGTTCAGAAGCTCCCGAGTAAACGCCGAAAGTATGGGGCACCGATCTTACTCCAAGGATagcagaaaaaagaaatggaCTCCGCTCGCTGTTTTTATTCCCAAGTCCTCAGACTATAAGAAGAGGGACGTGCACGCTAACGCAGGGGTCGCCCCGGATGGTTCCAAAATGTGTGCACACGTGAGTGGTCAAGGCCATGGGCGTCCAGGGGCCGAAGAAAGTTCTCCGAGTCAAGAAATAAAGCCGTTTTCCGCCATACCAGGACCCAAGCCACTCCCGCTCGTGGGCAACATGTTCCTCTTCACTGCTCTGG GAGGCTACCCGCTGGAGAGGTTCTGGGAGACGGCGCAGCGGCTCCACGAGAAATACGGCCCCGTGGTGAAGGTGGCTCGCTACTCCGGCAAGAAGGACATGGTGGTGGTGTACCGGCCGGAGGACACTAAGAAGATATTCCAG GCGGAGGGACGCTACCCGCAGCGGCCCGTGCTGGACATCCTCACCCATTACCGATCAAAACGGCCCCAGTGGTTCACCTCCCCCGGCCTCGTCCCAGG GAACGGACCGGAGTGGCGTCGGCTGCGCAGCGCCATCCACCCCCTGCTGCGGCTAGAGGTGGTTACTGCCTACCGCGCCGCGCAGACCGAGGTGGCTGACGACCTGGTTCGCGTCATTGCGGCCTCCAGCCAGAGCAGCGACAAGACCATTAAGGGAGAACCACTGAAGTACACCGTGCCTGATCTCCTTCCGCTCTTATTCCACTACACGTTAGAAG CCGTGGGCGTGGTGTCGCTGGGCACACGCCTAAGATGCCTCACCAACGTCTTCGACCAACGCGAGGAGAACCGGCGAGCTCGCAGCGTCATCTCGGCCAACTCCGAGGCCCTGACCGTGCTGGGGGAATCCGTTTTCACTCCTCCGCTTTATAAACTCTTCCCCACCAAGCGGTACCGTCGTCTGGCCAACGCCCAGGACACCATCTTTAG GGTGGTGCAAGATGAGATGTCTCGGCGGCGGGAGGAGCTGCGTCGTGACCCTGAGGGCTTCCCGGAGCGGCACCCCTTCCTGGCGGCCCTCATGACCAGCCCCGACCTCTCCGTCCAggacctctccctcctgctggcCGAGGTGTTCCAGGGTGGCGTGGATGCA ACGGCCACCACACTGGGGTTCAGCGTGTACTACCTGGCCGGCCACCCCGCCGCGCAGGACCAGCTGCTGAAGGAGGTGCAGGACGTCCAGCCCGCCACACACACTCTTCAG GGCCTGTCGTACCTCCGCGCCGTGCTGCAGGAGACCCTTCGCCTTCGCCCCTCGGCCTCGGCACGCAGCAGGATCATCGAGGAGGACACGGTGTTTTCAGGCTACTTCGTGCCCGCCAAG ACGTTCGTCATGTCGCCTCCTGTTGTGTCCTGCCACGACCCTCGAGTCTTCCCGGAGTCCCACAAGTTTCTGCCTGAGCGCTGGCTTCCTACCAACCGCACCGCCGCCTCAGACCCCGCATCAGCCTCGCCTTCCCCTGCCCACCTAAAACCACGGGGCGCCGGAGGAGCGAAGATTGACCCCTACACTGTCCTGGCGTTCGGTCACGGAGCTCGGATGTGTCCCGGGAGGCGTCTTGCTGAGCAGGAGATCTACCTCGCTCTTATACAG CTGGTGAAGGCGTACAAAATGGAGCTGGCCCAGCCTGCGAAGACCGTGGGTCAGGTGATGAGGCTCAACATGATGCCCGACGCACCCATCGCCGTGACCTTCACCCCGCGCTCTTAA